In a single window of the Deinococcus aerophilus genome:
- the gltX gene encoding glutamate--tRNA ligase, with product MSTVTRIAPSPTGDPHVGTAYIGLFNLVLARQGGGRFILRIEDTDRNRYVPDSEKRIFQMMQWLNLTPDESPLQGGENGPYRQSERFDLYGEYARQLVESGHAYYAFETAEELSALRERAQAGGGVIAVPSRDLDPAEARRRVEAGEAAVVRLKVPREGETVVHDRLRDPIHFQNAEIDDKVLLKADGYPTYHLANVVDDRLMGVTHVVRAEEWITSTPIHVLLYRAFGWPEPVFAHMPLLRNADKSKISKRKNPTSVEWYMNQGYLPEAMLNFLATMGWTHPDGQEIFDLAEFQRVFRLEDVTLGGPVFDQDKLRWYNGKYLREVLSEEEVVRKLHDFLQAHKSELPLDGYFRAVTRLMIPRIEVFSEFLDKTPYFWSEDYPVNEKAQKAMDGARDLLPELADRLKNLPTFDAAGLSAMFHAFAEEKGLKLGKVMPPVRAAVAGTLESPDLPQMLEALGRDRVVARVSRAAG from the coding sequence ATGTCTACCGTGACCCGGATTGCTCCCAGCCCCACCGGCGACCCCCACGTGGGAACCGCCTATATCGGCCTGTTCAACCTCGTGCTCGCGCGGCAGGGCGGCGGCAGGTTCATCCTGCGCATCGAGGACACCGACCGCAACCGCTACGTGCCCGACAGCGAGAAACGCATCTTTCAGATGATGCAGTGGCTGAACCTGACCCCCGACGAATCGCCCCTGCAGGGCGGAGAGAACGGCCCGTACCGCCAGAGCGAACGCTTTGACCTGTACGGCGAGTACGCCCGGCAACTCGTGGAGAGCGGCCACGCCTACTACGCCTTCGAGACGGCCGAGGAACTCAGCGCGCTGCGCGAGCGGGCGCAAGCGGGCGGCGGCGTGATCGCCGTGCCCAGCCGCGATCTGGACCCGGCAGAGGCGCGGCGGCGCGTGGAGGCCGGAGAGGCCGCCGTGGTGCGCCTGAAGGTGCCGCGCGAGGGCGAGACGGTCGTGCATGACCGGCTGCGCGACCCGATTCATTTCCAGAACGCCGAGATCGACGACAAGGTGCTGCTCAAGGCCGACGGGTATCCCACCTACCACCTCGCCAACGTGGTGGACGACCGCCTGATGGGGGTGACCCATGTGGTGCGCGCCGAGGAATGGATTACCAGCACGCCCATTCACGTGCTGCTGTACCGCGCTTTTGGCTGGCCGGAGCCGGTCTTTGCCCACATGCCGCTGCTGCGCAACGCCGACAAATCCAAGATCAGCAAGCGCAAGAACCCCACCAGCGTCGAGTGGTACATGAACCAGGGCTACCTGCCCGAGGCCATGCTGAACTTCCTGGCAACCATGGGCTGGACCCATCCGGACGGGCAGGAGATCTTCGATCTGGCCGAGTTCCAGCGGGTCTTCCGGCTGGAGGACGTCACGCTGGGCGGTCCGGTCTTCGATCAGGACAAGCTGCGCTGGTACAACGGCAAGTACCTGCGCGAGGTGCTGAGTGAGGAAGAGGTGGTCCGGAAGCTGCATGACTTCCTGCAGGCCCACAAATCCGAACTTCCGCTGGACGGGTACTTCCGCGCCGTGACCCGACTGATGATTCCGCGCATCGAGGTCTTCAGCGAATTTCTGGACAAAACCCCCTACTTCTGGTCCGAGGACTACCCGGTGAACGAGAAGGCGCAGAAGGCCATGGACGGCGCCCGGGACCTGCTGCCCGAACTCGCCGACCGCCTCAAGAACCTCCCCACCTTCGACGCCGCGGGCCTGAGCGCGATGTTCCACGCCTTTGCCGAGGAAAAGGGCCTGAAGCTGGGCAAGGTGATGCCCCCGGTGCGCGCCGCCGTTGCCGGAACGCTGGAAAGTCCCGACCTGCCACAGATGCTTGAAGCGCTGGGCCGGGACCGGGTGGTGGCGCGGGTATCGCGGGCCGCCGGCTGA
- a CDS encoding flavin reductase family protein, whose protein sequence is MLSEVSTQFFGYYPGTVALVTAEHAGVRNVMAAGWHTALSAQPPLYGVLIGRERATHPLVVGSGTFGINFLPAAQARAVQGTGALSLHDRPPGEADKFARLGLDTLPDAPLAVAGAYLHYLCRVTQTVPTGDHDLFVGEVLEVRHDPEAYDRQRLFTGEAAVYLGRSSYVTTTQDRAQFPPEDYRWPAAVGTPPRSGV, encoded by the coding sequence ATGTTGAGCGAAGTAAGCACGCAGTTCTTCGGGTACTACCCCGGCACCGTGGCGCTGGTCACCGCCGAACACGCCGGGGTGCGCAACGTGATGGCGGCGGGCTGGCATACAGCCCTGAGCGCCCAGCCACCGCTGTACGGCGTGCTGATCGGACGGGAACGGGCGACCCACCCGCTGGTGGTGGGTTCGGGCACCTTTGGCATCAACTTTCTGCCCGCCGCGCAGGCCCGCGCGGTGCAGGGCACGGGCGCACTGTCCCTGCACGACCGGCCGCCCGGAGAGGCAGACAAGTTTGCCCGCCTGGGCCTGGACACCCTGCCGGACGCCCCGCTCGCCGTGGCGGGTGCCTACCTGCATTACCTGTGCCGGGTCACCCAGACCGTTCCCACCGGGGACCATGATCTGTTCGTGGGCGAGGTGCTGGAGGTGCGGCACGATCCCGAGGCCTATGACCGTCAGCGGCTGTTTACCGGTGAGGCCGCCGTGTACCTGGGCCGCAGTTCCTATGTCACGACCACGCAGGACCGGGCGCAGTTTCCTCCCGAGGACTACCGCTGGCCTGCCGCCGTGGGCACGCCCCCCCGCTCCGGGGTCTGA
- a CDS encoding glycosyltransferase family 4 protein, translating to MLRAAFLTDAPRVAGSEVWLLEVLPRLAHYGIQSSVFLPNAEALNEMAARLTAAGVVVNRFTHPSTLPAQTAGFDVRVVQAWSPGTYTKLLPALAAPRVVIVHDQPDYHYPLGLRALYREIYRYTKAHPQRNAERIVTVSDWARDFLQRLGGGEVVGLRNGVDPQRFHPATAEERLRLRSELGFDRFTALVPGRFAPEKNQLAAVLAARHARKLDFVFVGDMDSGTGTLARRLAQTLQLNNVRFLGRRWDMPELYRAADALLQPTRSENQSLVTLEAMASALPVVTTPIPAQAELIQDGRGGLLVPPRPALLALALNALARHPERTRVLGEAGRQHVLAHHTLEHTAAGVARMLQDTADLFR from the coding sequence ATGCTGAGGGCCGCTTTCCTGACCGACGCGCCGCGTGTGGCGGGCAGCGAGGTCTGGCTGCTGGAAGTGCTGCCCCGGCTGGCCCATTACGGAATCCAGTCCAGCGTCTTCCTCCCGAATGCGGAGGCGCTGAACGAAATGGCGGCCCGACTGACCGCGGCGGGCGTGGTCGTGAACCGGTTCACGCATCCCAGCACGTTGCCCGCTCAGACCGCGGGCTTTGACGTGCGCGTGGTGCAGGCGTGGTCTCCAGGCACGTACACGAAGCTGCTGCCCGCCCTGGCTGCGCCGCGCGTGGTCATCGTCCATGACCAGCCGGATTACCACTACCCCCTGGGTTTGCGCGCCCTGTACCGCGAGATCTACCGCTACACCAAGGCCCATCCGCAACGCAATGCCGAGCGGATCGTCACGGTGTCGGACTGGGCCCGCGACTTTTTGCAGCGGCTGGGCGGAGGTGAGGTGGTGGGGCTGCGCAACGGTGTGGACCCCCAGCGTTTTCATCCGGCGACCGCTGAGGAGCGCCTGCGCCTGCGCTCGGAACTGGGCTTTGACCGCTTTACGGCGCTCGTGCCGGGCCGCTTCGCTCCTGAAAAGAACCAGCTGGCGGCGGTCCTCGCCGCACGGCACGCCCGGAAGCTGGACTTCGTGTTTGTCGGCGATATGGACTCCGGGACGGGCACGCTCGCGCGGCGCCTGGCCCAGACGCTGCAGCTGAACAACGTGCGCTTTCTGGGCCGCCGCTGGGACATGCCCGAGCTGTACCGCGCGGCGGACGCGCTGCTGCAGCCCACCCGGTCCGAGAACCAGTCGCTGGTCACGCTGGAGGCCATGGCCTCGGCGCTGCCGGTGGTCACCACGCCCATTCCTGCGCAGGCCGAGCTGATTCAGGACGGGCGGGGCGGCCTGCTGGTGCCGCCGCGTCCGGCCCTGCTCGCCCTGGCCCTGAACGCCCTGGCGCGGCATCCAGAGCGTACCCGCGTTCTGGGCGAAGCTGGCCGCCAGCACGTGCTGGCCCACCACACGCTGGAGCACACCGCCGCCGGGGTGGCCCGCATGCTTCAGGACACCGCCGACCTTTTCCGCTGA
- a CDS encoding MFS transporter, whose protein sequence is MSEAAPAPAAAPRLEPGRLLPLYSAQALATGATTVSTVLASIIMGSLGRESLSGLPSTLISASAAVSAGAFGALMLRSGRRLGLGLAFSLGALGAVLGFVGGKTGLTSVFLLGACMMGAAQGGYQQARYAVAESVPEARRGTALGALMLMSVLGSFLMTGASRPIERLAVTLGTTPEVVGWLVGGGLLGVAALLMLVWTPLRDPVAAKATVRRSLSFAQTFQIPGVRSTALALATAQGLMVTLMSLTPLRAHHMGIDHTGIAALISGHVLGMFGFGWLTGPLIDRLGVRVGYVGGAALLAAAALSAPLPGTAALGISMFLLGLGWNLAFVSGSKSLTRFPAAQGVTDGLGYVAAGVGTLAGGFVIARAGFPLLAHVCAAVALLPLLSAWRAGRPAGAP, encoded by the coding sequence ATGAGTGAGGCCGCCCCGGCTCCCGCCGCCGCCCCCCGGCTGGAGCCGGGGCGGCTATTGCCGCTGTACTCGGCGCAGGCGCTCGCCACCGGGGCGACCACGGTCAGCACCGTGCTCGCCAGCATCATCATGGGCAGCCTGGGCCGCGAGAGCCTCTCCGGGTTGCCCAGCACGCTGATCAGCGCGTCGGCAGCGGTATCGGCCGGGGCCTTCGGGGCACTGATGCTGCGCTCGGGACGCCGGCTGGGGCTGGGGCTGGCCTTCTCGCTGGGGGCACTGGGCGCGGTGCTGGGCTTTGTGGGTGGAAAGACGGGCCTGACGTCCGTGTTTCTGCTGGGGGCGTGCATGATGGGCGCGGCGCAGGGCGGCTACCAGCAGGCCCGCTACGCGGTCGCCGAGAGCGTGCCCGAGGCGCGCCGGGGCACGGCCCTGGGCGCCCTGATGCTGATGAGCGTGCTGGGCTCGTTCCTGATGACCGGGGCCTCCCGGCCCATCGAGCGGCTGGCCGTGACCCTGGGCACCACACCCGAGGTCGTCGGCTGGCTGGTCGGCGGCGGACTGCTGGGGGTGGCCGCGCTGCTGATGCTGGTCTGGACCCCGCTGCGTGATCCCGTGGCGGCCAAAGCCACCGTGCGCCGAAGTCTGAGCTTTGCCCAGACCTTCCAGATTCCCGGCGTGCGCAGCACCGCGCTGGCGCTCGCGACCGCCCAGGGCCTGATGGTCACGCTGATGAGCCTCACGCCGCTGCGGGCGCACCACATGGGCATAGACCACACGGGCATCGCCGCGCTGATCAGCGGACACGTGCTGGGCATGTTCGGCTTCGGCTGGCTGACCGGCCCGCTGATTGACCGGCTGGGCGTGCGCGTGGGTTATGTGGGCGGGGCCGCACTGCTCGCGGCGGCGGCCCTGAGCGCTCCGCTGCCCGGCACGGCGGCGCTGGGCATCAGCATGTTTCTGCTGGGTCTGGGGTGGAACCTGGCCTTCGTGAGCGGCAGCAAGTCCCTGACCCGCTTTCCGGCGGCGCAGGGCGTGACCGATGGCCTGGGGTATGTGGCGGCGGGCGTGGGCACGCTGGCCGGCGGCTTTGTGATCGCCCGCGCCGGCTTTCCGCTGCTCGCGCACGTCTGCGCCGCCGTTGCGCTGCTGCCGCTGCTGAGCGCGTGGCGGGCCGGACGGCCGGCAGGGGCCCCATGA
- a CDS encoding cobalamin B12-binding domain-containing protein — protein MEDRRIRVLIAKPGMDGHDRGAKVVARALRDAGMEVVYTGLRQTAEMIVNAAVQEDVDAIGLSVLSGAHMHYFREVMALLKDKGAQDIIVFGGGIIPDQDLPQLEELGVGRVFTPGASTEDAAGYLREAVTQRWQAQGEG, from the coding sequence ATGGAAGACCGTCGGATCAGGGTCCTGATCGCCAAACCCGGAATGGATGGACACGACCGGGGCGCGAAGGTGGTGGCGCGGGCACTGCGCGACGCAGGCATGGAAGTGGTGTACACCGGGCTGCGTCAGACCGCCGAGATGATCGTGAACGCCGCCGTGCAGGAGGACGTGGACGCCATCGGCCTGAGCGTGCTGTCGGGCGCGCACATGCACTACTTCCGCGAGGTGATGGCGCTGCTCAAGGACAAGGGAGCGCAGGACATCATCGTGTTCGGCGGCGGCATCATTCCCGATCAGGACCTGCCCCAGCTCGAGGAACTGGGTGTGGGCCGGGTATTCACGCCGGGAGCGAGCACCGAGGACGCCGCCGGTTACCTGCGCGAAGCGGTCACCCAGCGCTGGCAGGCGCAGGGCGAGGGGTGA